From Streptomyces sp. TLI_105, the proteins below share one genomic window:
- a CDS encoding cell division protein SepF, whose translation MAGAMRKMAVYLGLVEDDGYDGRGFDPDDDFEPELEPEPERDRRHTPPRQVEREEPVRVAQPPAPREPIAHSVPMLAESGRPARIAPVASITPERPSLEKNAPVIMPKVVSEREPYRITTLHPRTYNEARTIGEHFREGTPVIMNLTEMDDTDAKRLVDFAAGLVFGLHGSIERVTQKVFLLSPANVDVTAEDKARIAEGGFFNQS comes from the coding sequence ATGGCCGGCGCGATGCGCAAGATGGCGGTCTACCTCGGCCTCGTGGAGGACGATGGGTACGACGGCCGGGGCTTTGACCCCGACGACGACTTCGAACCCGAGCTGGAGCCGGAGCCCGAGCGCGACCGGCGCCACACCCCCCCGCGCCAGGTGGAGCGCGAGGAGCCGGTGCGAGTGGCGCAGCCCCCGGCACCCCGGGAGCCGATTGCCCATTCTGTCCCGATGCTCGCCGAAAGCGGACGTCCGGCCCGAATTGCCCCCGTGGCATCCATCACACCCGAACGCCCGAGCCTGGAGAAGAACGCACCGGTGATCATGCCCAAGGTCGTGTCCGAGCGGGAGCCGTACCGCATCACCACGCTGCACCCGCGGACCTACAACGAGGCCCGTACCATCGGGGAACACTTCCGTGAGGGCACCCCGGTGATCATGAACCTCACGGAGATGGACGACACGGACGCGAAGCGACTTGTCGACTTTGCCGCCGGACTGGTCTTCGGGCTCCATGGCAGCATTGAGCGCGTGACGCAGAAGGTGTTCCTGTTGTCGCCTGCTAACGTCGATGTCACGGCGGAGGACAAGGCCCGGATCGCAGAGGGCGGATTCTTCAACCAGAGCTGA
- the mraY gene encoding phospho-N-acetylmuramoyl-pentapeptide-transferase produces MRQILFAGAIGLFLTLIGTPLLIKLLARKGYGQFIRDDGPRGHAGKKGTPTMGGISFILATLIAYALAKVITGEDPTYSGVLVLFLMAGMGLVGFLDDYIKIVKQRSLGLRAKAKMAGQLIVGIAFAVLALQFADLRGLTPASTKLSFIADFGWAIGPVLFVVWALFMILAMSNGVNLTDGLDGLATGASVMVFGAYTFIGLWQFQESCANAVTLTNPNACFEVRDPLDLAVVASALMGACFGFLWWNTSPAKIFMGDTGSLALGGALAGLAICSRTELLLALLGGLFVLITMSVVIQVGSFKMTGKRVFRMAPLQHHFELKGWSEVLVVVRFWIIQGMCVIVGLGLFYAGWASEK; encoded by the coding sequence ATGAGGCAGATCCTCTTCGCGGGGGCCATCGGGCTCTTCCTGACCCTGATCGGCACGCCGCTGCTGATCAAGCTCCTTGCCCGCAAGGGGTACGGGCAGTTCATCCGGGACGACGGCCCGCGCGGTCACGCCGGGAAGAAGGGCACGCCCACCATGGGCGGCATCTCCTTCATCCTGGCCACGCTCATCGCGTACGCGCTGGCCAAGGTCATCACCGGTGAGGACCCGACGTACTCGGGCGTCCTGGTGCTGTTCCTCATGGCCGGCATGGGCCTGGTGGGCTTCCTCGACGACTACATCAAGATCGTCAAGCAGCGGTCGCTCGGTCTGCGGGCCAAGGCGAAGATGGCCGGGCAGCTGATCGTCGGCATCGCCTTCGCCGTCCTCGCGCTGCAGTTCGCGGACCTGCGCGGGCTCACCCCCGCCTCCACGAAGCTCTCCTTCATCGCGGACTTCGGCTGGGCCATCGGCCCGGTGCTCTTCGTGGTCTGGGCGCTCTTCATGATCCTGGCCATGTCCAACGGCGTGAACCTGACGGACGGTCTGGACGGTCTGGCCACCGGCGCCTCGGTGATGGTCTTCGGCGCGTACACCTTCATCGGGCTCTGGCAGTTCCAGGAGTCCTGTGCCAACGCGGTGACGCTGACCAACCCCAACGCCTGTTTCGAGGTCCGCGACCCGCTCGACCTCGCGGTCGTCGCCTCCGCGCTGATGGGAGCCTGTTTCGGCTTCCTCTGGTGGAACACCTCGCCCGCCAAGATCTTCATGGGTGACACCGGCTCGCTCGCCCTCGGCGGCGCCCTCGCCGGTCTCGCCATCTGCTCCCGTACGGAGCTCCTGCTGGCCCTGCTCGGCGGCCTGTTCGTCCTGATCACGATGTCCGTGGTCATCCAGGTCGGCTCGTTCAAGATGACCGGCAAGCGCGTCTTCCGGATGGCACCCCTCCAGCACCACTTCGAACTCAAGGGGTGGTCCGAGGTCCTGGTCGTCGTCCGGTTCTGGATCATCCAGGGCATGTGCGTGATCGTGGGCCTGGGCCTCTTCTACGCGGGATGGGCATCGGAAAAGTGA
- the murG gene encoding undecaprenyldiphospho-muramoylpentapeptide beta-N-acetylglucosaminyltransferase, protein MHVVLAGGGTAGHIEPALALADALRRQDPSVGITALGTEKGLETRLVPERGYELALIPAVPLPRKPTPELITVPGRLRGTIKAAEQVLERTKADCVVGFGGYVALPGYLAAKRLGVPIVVHEANARPGLANKIGSRYAAGVAVATPDSKLRNARYIGIPLRHTIATLDRARMRPEARAAFGLDPNLPTLLVSGGSQGARRLNEVIQQIAPVLQRSGIQILHAVGPKNEMPRVDNMPGMPPYVPVPYVDRMDLAYAAADMMLCRAGAMTVAELSAVGLPAAYVPLPIGNGEQRLNAQPVVKAGGGLLVDDAELTPQWVQGNVLPVLADPHRLYEMSRAAAEFGRRDADDLLVGMVYEAIAARRQA, encoded by the coding sequence GTGCATGTCGTACTCGCCGGCGGGGGGACCGCCGGCCACATCGAGCCCGCGCTGGCCCTCGCGGACGCCCTGCGCAGGCAGGACCCCAGCGTGGGGATCACGGCGCTCGGCACGGAGAAGGGTCTGGAGACCCGGCTCGTGCCCGAGCGGGGCTACGAGTTGGCGCTCATCCCCGCCGTACCGCTGCCCCGCAAGCCCACCCCCGAGCTGATCACCGTCCCCGGGCGGCTGCGCGGCACGATCAAGGCGGCCGAGCAGGTCCTGGAGCGCACCAAGGCGGACTGCGTGGTCGGCTTCGGCGGCTACGTGGCCCTGCCCGGCTATCTCGCGGCCAAGCGCCTCGGGGTGCCCATCGTGGTCCACGAGGCCAACGCCCGGCCCGGCCTGGCCAACAAGATCGGTTCGCGGTACGCGGCCGGGGTCGCCGTCGCGACCCCGGACAGCAAGCTCCGCAACGCCCGTTACATCGGCATCCCGCTGCGGCACACCATCGCGACCCTCGACCGGGCGCGGATGCGGCCCGAGGCGCGCGCCGCCTTCGGCCTCGACCCGAACCTGCCGACGCTGCTCGTCTCCGGCGGCTCCCAGGGCGCCCGACGGCTCAACGAGGTGATCCAGCAGATCGCCCCGGTGCTCCAGCGCTCCGGCATCCAGATCCTGCACGCGGTCGGCCCGAAGAACGAGATGCCGCGCGTCGACAACATGCCCGGTATGCCGCCGTACGTGCCGGTACCGTACGTGGACCGGATGGATCTCGCGTACGCCGCGGCCGACATGATGCTCTGCCGCGCGGGCGCGATGACCGTCGCCGAGCTCTCCGCCGTCGGGCTGCCCGCCGCGTACGTCCCGCTGCCCATCGGCAACGGCGAACAGCGGCTCAACGCCCAGCCGGTGGTCAAGGCGGGCGGCGGGCTCCTCGTCGACGACGCGGAGCTGACGCCGCAGTGGGTGCAGGGCAACGTCCTGCCCGTACTGGCCGATCCGCACCGGTTGTACGAGATGTCCCGTGCCGCCGCCGAGTTCGGCCGCCGGGACGCCGACGACCTGCTCGTCGGCATGGTGTACGAGGCGATCGCCGCCCGCCGCCAGGCGTAG
- the murF gene encoding UDP-N-acetylmuramoyl-tripeptide--D-alanyl-D-alanine ligase gives MIALSLAEIAEIVGGQAHDIPDPAARITGPVVIDSREVRAGSLFAAFAGEHVDGHDYAERAVAAGAVAVLAARPVGVPALVVDDVQTALGALARAVVERLGTDVVALTGSAGKTSTKDLIAQVLDRHAPTVWTPGSLNNEIGLPLTALRASDETRHLVLEMGARGIGHIRYLTELTPPRIGLVLNVGTAHIGEFGGREQIAQAKGELVESLPSAEEGGIAVLNADDPLVRAMASRTKARVTLFGEADEAAVRAENVHLTENGQPSFSLHTPTGCSDVTLRLYGEHHVSNALAAAAVAHELGMPVEEIATALSEAGTLSRWRMEVTERPDGVTIVNDAYNANPESMRAALRALAAMGRAAQARGARTWAVLGKMAELGDASLVEHDAVGRLAVRLNVSKLVAVGGREASWLQLGAYNEGSWGEESVHVSDAQAAVDLLRSELRPGDVVLVKASRSVGLEQVALALLDTEGEVTGR, from the coding sequence GTGATCGCCCTCTCCCTCGCCGAGATCGCCGAAATCGTCGGCGGGCAGGCGCACGACATACCGGATCCGGCCGCCCGGATCACCGGGCCCGTCGTCATCGACTCCCGCGAGGTGCGGGCCGGCAGCCTCTTCGCGGCCTTCGCCGGTGAGCACGTCGACGGCCACGACTACGCGGAGCGCGCCGTCGCGGCGGGAGCGGTGGCCGTGCTCGCCGCCCGCCCCGTCGGCGTCCCCGCCCTCGTCGTCGACGACGTCCAGACCGCGCTCGGGGCCCTCGCCCGCGCGGTCGTGGAACGGCTCGGCACCGATGTCGTCGCCCTCACCGGCTCGGCCGGCAAGACCTCCACGAAGGACCTGATCGCCCAGGTCCTCGACCGGCACGCGCCCACCGTGTGGACGCCCGGCTCGCTCAACAACGAGATCGGCCTGCCGCTCACGGCGCTCCGCGCGAGCGACGAGACCCGGCACCTGGTCCTGGAGATGGGCGCCCGCGGCATCGGCCACATCCGCTACCTCACGGAGCTCACCCCGCCCCGCATCGGCCTCGTCCTCAACGTGGGCACCGCCCACATCGGGGAGTTCGGCGGCCGGGAGCAGATCGCCCAGGCGAAGGGCGAGCTCGTCGAGTCCCTGCCGTCCGCCGAGGAGGGCGGGATCGCGGTCCTCAACGCCGACGATCCGCTCGTCCGCGCCATGGCGAGCCGCACCAAGGCCCGCGTGACCCTGTTCGGCGAAGCGGACGAAGCGGCCGTACGGGCCGAGAACGTCCACCTCACAGAGAACGGACAGCCTTCTTTCAGTCTTCACACACCCACCGGGTGCAGCGACGTGACCTTGCGCCTGTACGGTGAGCACCACGTGTCGAACGCGCTCGCAGCGGCCGCCGTCGCGCACGAGCTGGGCATGCCTGTCGAAGAGATCGCCACCGCGCTCTCCGAGGCGGGCACCCTGTCGCGCTGGCGCATGGAGGTCACCGAGCGTCCGGACGGCGTGACGATCGTCAACGACGCCTACAACGCGAACCCCGAGTCCATGCGAGCCGCCCTGCGCGCGCTCGCGGCCATGGGCAGGGCCGCACAGGCCCGAGGGGCTCGTACGTGGGCGGTGCTCGGCAAGATGGCCGAGCTCGGTGACGCATCGCTCGTCGAGCACGACGCGGTCGGACGGCTCGCCGTCCGGCTCAACGTCAGCAAGCTCGTCGCGGTCGGGGGCAGGGAAGCGTCCTGGCTGCAACTGGGCGCATATAACGAGGGTTCGTGGGGTGAGGAGTCGGTGCACGTGTCCGACGCGCAGGCGGCTGTCGACCTGTTGCGCAGTGAGCTGCGCCCGGGGGACGTCGTCCTTGTGAAGGCTTCCAGGTCGGTCGGTCTCGAACAGGTCGCGCTGGCGCTCCTCGACACCGAGGGCGAGGTCACCGGCCGATGA
- the ftsW gene encoding putative lipid II flippase FtsW, with translation MPSKIAGTRRPSAARGGGRAPATPRRVRGGGVRGAYERLRKAWDRPLTAYYVIIGAGLLITTLGLVMVYSASMITALRYDLVPSYFFRKQFFAALLGTGLLLVASRMPVKLHRALAYPILVGAVFLMVLVQIPGIGHAVNGNQNWISLGGPFQLQPSEFGKLGLILWGADLLARKQDMRLLTQWKHMLVPLVPGAFMLLGLIMLGGDMGTSIILAAILFGLLWTAGAPTRLFVGVLTVAGAIGVLLIKTSSNRMKRFDCIGATDPGGEGAPCLQAAHGIYALASGGWFGSGLGASVEKWGQLPEAHTDFIFAVTGEELGLAGTLSVLALFAALGYAGIRVAGGTEDPFVRFAAGGVTTWITAQAVINIGAVLGLLPIAGVPLPLFSYGGSALLPTMFAVGLLIAFARQEPAAKAALAMRRPGWGKRAGKRWKSMRRRVKKRPSGER, from the coding sequence ATGCCGAGCAAGATCGCCGGGACACGCCGGCCCTCCGCCGCACGTGGCGGAGGGCGGGCCCCCGCGACCCCGCGGCGGGTGCGCGGCGGTGGCGTACGGGGGGCCTACGAGCGGCTCCGCAAGGCCTGGGACCGGCCCCTCACGGCGTACTACGTGATCATCGGCGCGGGGCTGCTCATCACCACGCTCGGCCTCGTGATGGTCTACTCCGCCTCGATGATCACGGCGCTCCGCTACGACCTGGTGCCCTCCTACTTCTTCCGGAAGCAGTTCTTCGCCGCGCTCCTCGGCACCGGACTGCTCCTGGTCGCCTCGCGGATGCCGGTCAAGCTGCACCGGGCGCTCGCCTACCCGATCCTGGTCGGCGCGGTCTTCCTGATGGTCCTCGTGCAGATCCCCGGGATAGGGCACGCGGTCAACGGCAACCAGAACTGGATCTCGCTCGGCGGCCCCTTCCAGCTCCAGCCCAGCGAGTTCGGCAAGCTGGGGCTGATCCTGTGGGGGGCCGACCTGCTCGCGCGCAAGCAGGACATGCGGCTCCTGACCCAGTGGAAGCACATGCTGGTGCCGCTGGTCCCCGGGGCCTTCATGCTGCTCGGACTGATCATGCTCGGCGGCGACATGGGCACCTCGATCATCCTCGCGGCCATCCTCTTCGGCCTGTTGTGGACGGCCGGAGCGCCCACCCGGCTCTTCGTCGGCGTGCTCACGGTGGCCGGCGCGATCGGTGTGCTGCTGATCAAGACGAGTTCGAACCGGATGAAGCGCTTCGACTGCATCGGTGCGACCGACCCCGGCGGGGAGGGAGCCCCCTGTCTGCAGGCCGCGCACGGAATCTATGCTCTGGCCTCGGGCGGATGGTTCGGTTCCGGACTCGGTGCGAGCGTCGAGAAATGGGGCCAACTCCCCGAAGCGCACACCGACTTCATCTTCGCGGTCACCGGTGAGGAACTGGGTCTCGCGGGGACGCTGTCGGTACTCGCCCTGTTCGCGGCTCTAGGCTATGCGGGTATCCGCGTGGCCGGAGGCACGGAGGACCCCTTCGTGAGGTTCGCCGCGGGAGGTGTGACCACCTGGATCACGGCTCAGGCCGTGATCAACATCGGTGCGGTGCTCGGCCTGCTGCCGATCGCCGGTGTCCCGCTCCCGCTGTTCTCCTACGGAGGGTCGGCCCTGCTGCCGACCATGTTCGCCGTCGGGCTCCTCATCGCCTTCGCGCGACAGGAACCCGCCGCGAAAGCGGCCCTGGCCATGCGTCGCCCCGGCTGGGGCAAGCGGGCCGGGAAGAGATGGAAGTCGATGCGACGGCGCGTCAAGAAGCGCCCGTCCGGAGAGCGGTGA
- the murD gene encoding UDP-N-acetylmuramoyl-L-alanine--D-glutamate ligase, which produces MGIGKVTEQLDWNGKKVTVAGLGVSGIPAARVLHARGALVTVVNDGDDERSRAQAAELEAEGITVRLGDGATLPTGTELIVTTPGWQPDKPLFAAAAEAGVEVWGDVELAWRLRGPGAAPWLAVTGTNGKTTTVRMLASILEAAGLRTAAVGNIGVSLLDAVLGEERYDVLAVELSSYQLHWAPSVRAHSAAVLNLAPDHLDWHGSMEAYAADKGRIYEGNQVACVYNVADKITEDLVREADVEEGCRAIGFTLGTPGPSQLGVVEGILVDRAFVENRQKNAQELAEVSDVQPPAPHNIANALAAAALARAFGVEAKAVRDGLKAFRPDPHRIELVEEIEGVTYVDDSKATNTHAAEASLAAYDPIVWIAGGLAKGATFDELVQRSAKRLRGAVLIGADRALIREALARHAPEVPVVDLDRTDTGAMSEAVREAARLARPGDTVLLAPACASMDMFTNYNKRGEAFADAVRALAATGDA; this is translated from the coding sequence ATGGGCATCGGAAAAGTGACAGAACAGCTCGACTGGAACGGCAAGAAGGTCACCGTCGCGGGACTCGGCGTCTCCGGGATCCCGGCCGCCCGCGTCCTGCACGCCCGCGGCGCGCTCGTGACCGTCGTCAACGACGGCGACGACGAGCGCTCCCGGGCCCAGGCCGCGGAGCTGGAGGCGGAGGGCATCACCGTCCGCCTCGGCGACGGGGCCACCCTGCCGACCGGCACCGAGCTGATCGTCACCACCCCCGGCTGGCAGCCCGACAAGCCCCTCTTCGCGGCCGCCGCCGAGGCGGGCGTGGAGGTCTGGGGCGACGTCGAGCTCGCCTGGCGCCTGCGCGGCCCCGGAGCGGCACCCTGGCTCGCGGTCACCGGCACCAACGGCAAGACCACGACCGTGCGGATGCTCGCCTCGATCCTGGAGGCGGCGGGCCTGCGGACCGCCGCCGTCGGCAACATCGGCGTCTCGCTCCTCGACGCCGTCCTCGGCGAGGAGCGGTACGACGTCCTCGCCGTCGAGCTCTCCAGCTACCAGCTGCACTGGGCGCCCTCCGTCCGCGCCCACTCGGCCGCCGTGCTCAACCTGGCGCCCGACCACCTCGACTGGCACGGCTCCATGGAGGCGTACGCCGCCGACAAGGGCCGGATCTACGAGGGCAACCAGGTCGCCTGCGTCTACAACGTCGCCGACAAAATCACCGAGGACCTGGTGCGCGAGGCCGACGTCGAGGAGGGCTGCCGGGCCATCGGCTTCACCCTCGGCACCCCCGGCCCCTCGCAGCTCGGTGTCGTCGAGGGCATCCTCGTCGACCGCGCCTTCGTCGAGAACCGGCAGAAGAACGCCCAGGAGCTCGCCGAGGTCTCCGACGTCCAGCCGCCGGCCCCGCACAACATCGCCAACGCCCTCGCCGCGGCCGCCCTCGCGCGCGCCTTCGGCGTCGAGGCGAAGGCCGTACGGGACGGCCTGAAGGCCTTCCGGCCCGATCCGCACCGCATCGAACTGGTCGAGGAGATCGAGGGAGTCACGTACGTCGACGACTCCAAGGCCACCAACACCCACGCCGCCGAAGCCTCGTTGGCCGCCTACGACCCGATCGTCTGGATCGCCGGCGGCCTCGCCAAGGGCGCGACCTTCGACGAGCTCGTCCAGCGGTCGGCGAAGCGCTTGCGCGGGGCCGTCCTGATCGGCGCCGACCGCGCCCTGATCCGCGAAGCCCTGGCGCGACACGCCCCGGAGGTCCCGGTGGTGGACCTCGACCGGACCGACACTGGGGCGATGTCCGAGGCGGTCCGCGAGGCGGCCCGGCTCGCCCGCCCGGGAGACACGGTCCTGCTCGCCCCGGCCTGCGCCTCGATGGACATGTTCACCAACTACAACAAGCGGGGCGAGGCCTTCGCGGACGCCGTCCGCGCCCTCGCCGCCACCGGGGACGCCTGA
- the ftsZ gene encoding cell division protein FtsZ — protein MAAPQNYLAVIKVIGVGGGGVNAINRMIEVGLKGVEFIAINTDAQALLMSDADVKLDVGRELTRGLGAGANPAVGRKAAEDHREEIEEVLKGADMVFVTAGEGGGTGTGGAPVVANIARSLGALTIGVVTRPFTFEGRRRANQAEDGIAELREEVDTLIVIPNDRLLSISDRQVSVLDAFKSADQVLLSGVQGITDLITTPGLINLDFADVKSVMSEAGSALMGIGSARGDDRAVAAAEMAISSPLLEASIDGARGVLLSISGGSDLGLFEINEAAQLVSEAAHPEANIIFGAVIDDALGDEVRVTVIAAGFDGGQPPARRDNIIGSVSAKREEPAPAPRVTETPRPLGGLGTVPPREEPAPAPAEPAPVANETPLASVPPVVPPARPYADSQAEELDVPDFLK, from the coding sequence GTGGCAGCACCGCAGAACTACCTCGCAGTCATCAAGGTCATCGGTGTCGGCGGCGGTGGTGTCAATGCCATCAACCGAATGATCGAGGTCGGTCTCAAGGGCGTCGAGTTCATCGCGATCAACACCGACGCGCAAGCGCTGTTGATGAGCGACGCCGACGTCAAGCTCGACGTCGGCCGTGAACTCACCCGCGGCCTCGGGGCCGGGGCCAACCCGGCCGTCGGTCGCAAGGCGGCAGAGGACCACCGTGAGGAGATCGAGGAGGTCCTCAAGGGGGCCGACATGGTCTTCGTCACCGCCGGCGAAGGCGGCGGCACCGGCACCGGCGGCGCGCCCGTCGTCGCCAACATCGCGCGCTCGCTCGGCGCCCTCACGATCGGTGTGGTCACCCGGCCGTTCACCTTCGAGGGCCGTCGGCGCGCCAACCAGGCGGAGGACGGCATCGCCGAGCTCCGCGAAGAGGTCGACACCCTCATCGTCATCCCCAACGACCGGCTGCTCTCGATCTCGGACCGCCAGGTCTCCGTGCTCGACGCCTTCAAGTCGGCCGACCAGGTCCTCCTGAGCGGTGTCCAGGGCATCACCGACCTCATCACCACCCCGGGCCTGATCAACCTCGACTTCGCCGACGTGAAGTCGGTCATGTCCGAGGCCGGTTCGGCGCTCATGGGCATCGGCTCCGCCCGCGGCGACGACCGCGCCGTGGCGGCGGCCGAGATGGCGATCTCCTCGCCGCTCCTGGAGGCCTCCATCGACGGCGCCCGCGGCGTGCTGCTCTCCATCTCCGGCGGCAGCGACCTCGGCCTCTTCGAGATCAACGAGGCCGCGCAGCTGGTCAGCGAGGCGGCCCACCCCGAGGCCAACATCATCTTCGGCGCCGTCATCGACGACGCCCTCGGCGACGAGGTCCGGGTCACCGTCATCGCGGCCGGCTTCGACGGCGGTCAGCCGCCGGCCCGCCGCGACAACATCATCGGCTCGGTCTCGGCCAAGCGCGAGGAGCCGGCCCCGGCGCCCCGCGTCACCGAGACCCCCCGCCCGCTGGGCGGCCTCGGCACGGTCCCCCCGCGCGAGGAGCCGGCCCCGGCCCCGGCCGAGCCCGCCCCGGTCGCCAACGAGACCCCGCTGGCGTCCGTCCCGCCGGTCGTCCCCCCGGCCCGTCCGTACGCGGACAGCCAGGCCGAGGAGCTGGACGTCCCGGACTTCCTGAAGTGA
- the pgeF gene encoding peptidoglycan editing factor PgeF, producing the protein MIGHRFDANGAHFAFTDRWGGVSAVPYEELNLGGAVGDEPAAVRANRAAAAGALGLDPARVVWMNQVHGADVVEVDGPWGDADVPSVDAIVTDRPGLALAVLTADCVPVLLADPVAGVAAAAHAGRPGMTAGVVPAAVAAMTKLGADPARIVARTGPAVCGRCYEVPETMRAEVAAVEPAAHAETSWGTPAVDVAAGVRAQLARLGVRDIEDAGVCTLESRDHYSYRRDRTTGRLAGYVWLNREET; encoded by the coding sequence GTGATAGGACATCGCTTCGACGCGAACGGCGCCCACTTCGCCTTCACCGACCGGTGGGGCGGGGTGAGCGCCGTTCCGTACGAGGAGCTCAACCTCGGCGGAGCGGTGGGGGACGAGCCGGCGGCCGTCCGCGCCAACCGGGCCGCCGCCGCCGGAGCCCTCGGGCTCGACCCGGCGCGGGTGGTCTGGATGAACCAGGTGCACGGCGCCGACGTCGTCGAGGTCGACGGCCCGTGGGGGGACGCGGACGTCCCGTCCGTCGACGCGATCGTCACCGACCGGCCCGGACTCGCCCTCGCCGTGCTCACCGCGGACTGCGTCCCCGTCCTCCTCGCCGATCCGGTCGCCGGGGTCGCGGCCGCCGCCCACGCCGGGCGGCCCGGGATGACCGCCGGCGTCGTCCCCGCCGCCGTCGCGGCGATGACGAAGCTCGGCGCCGACCCCGCCCGGATCGTCGCCCGCACCGGACCCGCCGTCTGCGGCCGGTGCTACGAGGTGCCGGAGACGATGCGCGCCGAGGTCGCGGCCGTCGAACCCGCCGCGCACGCGGAGACCTCCTGGGGAACCCCCGCCGTCGACGTCGCCGCCGGAGTGCGCGCGCAGTTGGCGCGGCTCGGGGTCCGGGACATCGAGGACGCCGGGGTCTGCACCCTGGAATCGCGCGACCACTACTCGTACCGCCGCGATCGCACCACAGGGCGACTCGCGGGATATGTCTGGTTGAACCGAGAAGAGACATGA
- a CDS encoding cell division protein FtsQ/DivIB codes for MAAGPTTAEKSGTSKSKGSSERSPGANARNRRFRVPAPRLLLVALGLVVLVVGGVWALYGSTWFRVERVKTSGTRVLTPAEVEAVAAVPMGAPLVSVDTDAIEARLRQRLPRIESIDVVRSWPHGIGLKVTERQPVLLVEKGGKFTEVDSTGMRFATVDTAPRGVPRLVLDSAASPSLRRFGADRLLREAVRVRGELPPEVARDTRVVRITSYDSVTLELAGGRTVFWGSGEHGPVKARVLTALMKASPKAGHFDVSAPTAPASSGS; via the coding sequence GTGGCAGCCGGACCGACGACCGCGGAGAAGAGCGGTACCAGCAAGTCGAAGGGGTCGTCGGAGCGGTCGCCCGGCGCCAATGCCCGGAACCGACGGTTCCGGGTACCTGCCCCCCGGCTGCTCCTCGTGGCGCTCGGCCTCGTCGTGCTCGTGGTCGGCGGGGTCTGGGCGCTCTACGGATCGACCTGGTTCCGTGTGGAACGTGTGAAGACTTCCGGCACCCGGGTTCTGACGCCGGCCGAGGTCGAGGCGGTCGCCGCCGTCCCGATGGGCGCCCCGCTCGTCAGCGTCGACACCGACGCGATCGAGGCCCGGCTCCGGCAGCGGCTGCCGCGGATCGAGTCGATCGACGTCGTGCGGTCATGGCCGCACGGAATCGGGCTGAAAGTGACGGAACGGCAGCCCGTCCTGCTTGTCGAAAAGGGCGGAAAGTTCACGGAAGTGGACTCCACGGGCATGCGGTTCGCCACCGTCGACACGGCCCCGCGCGGCGTCCCCCGACTCGTCCTCGACAGCGCCGCCTCGCCGAGCCTCCGCCGCTTCGGCGCGGACCGGCTGCTCCGGGAGGCGGTCCGCGTCCGTGGCGAACTCCCGCCGGAAGTCGCCCGGGACACTCGTGTCGTACGCATCACCTCGTACGACTCCGTCACCCTGGAGCTGGCCGGGGGGCGGACGGTCTTCTGGGGCAGCGGCGAGCACGGCCCGGTCAAGGCCCGGGTGCTGACCGCCCTCATGAAGGCGAGCCCCAAAGCGGGGCACTTCGACGTAAGTGCCCCCACGGCGCCCGCCTCGTCCGGAAGTTGA
- a CDS encoding YggS family pyridoxal phosphate-dependent enzyme, whose translation MTDRKSELAANLSAVEERIAAACAAAGRAREEVTLIVVTKTYPASDVRLLHELGVRHVAENRDQDAAPKAAACADLDLTWHFVGQLQTNKVRSVVGYADVVQSVDRLKLVSSLSAAAEKAGRELGCLLQVALDAESGERGDRGGVAPDGIEELAAAVDAAPGLRLDGLMTVAPLAGEYAGRQRAAFDRLMDLSTALRATRPAANMVSAGMSADLEEAVAAGATHVRVGTAVLGVRPKLG comes from the coding sequence ATGACGGATCGCAAGTCGGAACTCGCCGCGAACCTCTCCGCGGTGGAGGAGCGCATCGCCGCCGCGTGTGCCGCCGCCGGGCGCGCGCGGGAGGAGGTGACGCTGATCGTGGTCACCAAGACCTACCCCGCGAGCGACGTCAGACTCCTGCACGAACTCGGGGTGCGGCACGTCGCCGAGAACCGGGACCAGGACGCCGCCCCCAAGGCGGCCGCCTGTGCCGACCTTGATCTGACCTGGCACTTCGTGGGCCAGTTGCAGACCAACAAGGTCCGATCCGTGGTGGGTTATGCCGATGTGGTGCAGTCCGTCGACCGCCTGAAGCTCGTTTCCTCGCTCTCCGCGGCCGCGGAGAAGGCGGGCCGCGAGCTCGGCTGTCTCCTCCAGGTCGCGCTCGACGCCGAGTCCGGCGAGCGGGGCGACCGCGGCGGCGTCGCTCCGGACGGCATCGAGGAGTTGGCGGCCGCCGTCGACGCCGCGCCCGGACTGCGGCTCGACGGACTGATGACCGTCGCCCCGCTCGCCGGCGAGTACGCCGGCCGGCAACGCGCGGCCTTCGACCGGCTGATGGATTTGTCGACTGCCCTGCGCGCGACCCGTCCGGCTGCGAACATGGTGTCAGCAGGGATGAGCGCGGACCTCGAGGAGGCCGTCGCTGCCGGGGCGACACACGTACGCGTCGGTACGGCGGTACTCGGTGTCCGCCCGAAGCTCGGGTAA